The DNA region TACTTCCCAATTTTGAGTACTGTTAAAAAATTTTTATAATTTTCATTTAATAATAAAAATTTTTTAAAATTAATATTATCTGGATATTAATATGAACAAAAAAGTATTTAACTAAATAATATACATTTATGTATTAGCAATTGTCTATGGTGATATCAGCATGCCACGAAAGATGAAGATAATCAGTGTCCAACTGCCGCAGAGCCTCATAAATGCCATTGATACCCTTGTGAGGAGGGGTGTTTATCCTAATAGAAGCGAGGCGATAAGAACTGCAATTAGGGATCTGGTCAAAAAAGAGCTCTATCAAACAGAGATCGAAGAAGAGAGACCTGAATATGTTGTAGAGTAATAAATATGGGGGGTAAAGGGGATGGTATTTAAGCTTTTAGAACAGGCTGGACTTAATATATTTGATGATGAAGAGAATGGCAAGAGTAATCCACGAAGTCCTGTTAATATTAAAGTAATTGGAGTTGGAGGGAGTGGAAACAACACCATAACTAGGCTTTATGACATAGGTGTTAACGGTGCCGAGCTCATAGCTATGAATACTGATTCTCAGCAGCTTCAAAGGACGAAAGCTGAAAAGAAGATACTTCTCGGACCGAACATCACATATGGAAAAGGTGCTGGTGGAAGCCCGATGGTGGCTTATAGGGCTGCTGAGGCGAGTGCTCAGGAGATAGCTGATGTTGTTAAGGATGCGGATTTGGTTTTTATAACTGCAGGCATGGGTGGAGGAACTGGAACCGGAGCCGCTCCGGTGGTGGCGAGAGTTACTAAGGAAGTTGCCAAGAACAGTGGAAAGCTTCAAGAACCTCTCGTTGTGGGTGTAGTAACCTTCCCATTCAAAATGGAGGGACAAATTAAGCTTGAGAAGGCGAGAGCTGGTGTTAGAGAATTAATGAAGTACGCTGACACTGTCATCGTTGTCGACAACAACAAGCTTTTGGACTTAGTTCCAAACTTGCCAATTACTCAGGCCTTTAGAGTTGCAGATGAAGTTATAGCAAGAATGGTTAAAGGATTGAGTGAAACCATAAACCAAGATTCAATGGTAAACATTGACTATGCAGACGTCTATACGGTTATGAAGAAAGGAGGAACAGCCCTTATTGGCATTGGAGAGTCTAACTCCAAGAATAGAGCCGTTGATGCAGTTTTGGATGCTCTAAACAACAAAATGCTTGATGTTGAGTACGACGGTGGAAAAGCCGCTTTGGTTCACTTCACGATGGGTCCCGACGTCAAGCTCGATGAGATAAACAAAGCTATGGAAGAGGTCAACAAGAGGCTCGGCTCAAGGAGCGAAATAATTTGGGGAGCAAGAATAGATGATGAGCTTGAGGGCTACGTTAGGGTTATGGTCATAATGACTGGCGTTAGATCTCCTTACATCTATGGAAGTGCCGAGGCTCTTCAAGAAGAGAACAGCATAATCCCAGAGCCAACTCCCAACTTGGAGTACTCTTCAAGAGATGCATATATAGACAGGGATATTGAATTCAACAGGGACTTCTACAGCGAGGATCAAAGGCCTCTGTATCCGAGGAGGCGTCAGTTTAGATTAGATAACATACCAGAGCTTTGAGCTATTTTTTATTAATTTTCGTGGTGAACAAAATGGCAGTGGTAGTTAGCATAGCTAATCAGAAAGGGGGAGTTGGTAAGACCACGCTCACATTAAACCTTGGGCATGCTTTAGCGAATAGAGGAAAAAGAGTTCTCTTGATCGATGTGGATCCGCAGTTCAACTTAACCTTTGGCTTAGTTAGCTTGGATGTCCTCAAATATGAAAACAGCAACGTGGGGACTCTTTTAACCAAGGAGAGTGAAGTTACAGAGACCATAATTGAGGTCAAGGAGAATCTCCACTTGATACCCTCTCATCTAAACCTATCCCAAAAGGAGATTGAAATCATAAACTCCTACAACCGAGAACGGAGGCTGGAAAAAGCGCTAAAACCAATATTGCCCGATTATGACTATGTGCTGATTGACAATCCTCCAAGTATGGGAATATTTTTGGTAAATTCCCTAACGACTTCTGATTACGTTTTAATCCCTCTAGAGCTGAGCTATTTTGGAGTTATTGGAATGCAGCTCATGTTCAACTTAATGAGGATGATAAAAGAGGAAACGAATGAACAGCTCTCCCTTTTAGGAATAGTTCCAAACAAGTTTACGAGGCAGACTAAAGTTCCAAAGACGCGCTTAAAGGAGCTTAAAGAGACTTATCCAAATGCTCCGCTTTTGACGACAATTCCTCAATCAGTGGCATTAGAGAAGGCGCAGTCTCAAGGATTAAGCATATTTGAGTTTGATGGAGATGGGAGGGCTGCAAAAGCATTTTTAAAATTAGCCAATGAGGTGATTAATCTTGTCGAGAGAAGGTAAAATCCCAAAGCTTTTTTCTGGTTCAATTGATGAGTTAACTCAACCAGCTAAAATCGAGAAGGATCAAAAGAGAAAAGACCTAAAGAAAGTCAAGAAGCAGAAGACTCTATTTGTGAGTCAGGATATGAACCTCAAACTGATAGAGCTCTATGCCCATGAAGGAAGGAGGCAGAGCATTATCGTTGAAGACGCAGTAAACCTCTACTATTACTTGAAGAAGGCACTTGGGGAGAGGAAGTTTGGCGAACTGATGAGCGTCGTCCAAAGAGAGGACGAGGAGATGCTGAGGCAGTATTTGGAAAAGCTCACGCTTTAAATATCATCTGCTGGAATAAGAGCACTAAAATAAGCCGATAAAATCATATGTGCTAAAATAGATCTACTCGCAGAAGTACTCTACAATCCTTTTTATTATTTTGCTGGTCTTCGCAACATCGCTTTTATATGAGAAGGGTATCCTAACGATTTCAGCATTAATGCCGCGCTTTTTGAGCTCTTCTTTAAGCCTAAGAACGTCAAACTCTTGATCCGGCCCAAGGGCTATTACATCTGGGGCTAGCTTTTTTACGAGCTCAAAGCTAAAGTAGCCCGGCTCTCCTATAACAACATCATCCACTACCCTTAAAGCCCTCAAAAGCTCAGCCCTATCATGCATTGAGTTTATTGGCATCCTTCCTTTCCTGCGCTTCACAGTCTCGTCATGTGCCACTATAACAATCAGCTCATCACCAAGCTTTTTAGCTTGGGTTAAAAAGTGGATGTGGCCAACGTGGAGGATGTCGAAGACACCTCCCACTACAACGCGGATTTTTTTGTTCTCCCCCATTGGAACCACCAAAATTTAAGGTCAAACGGTAAGCTCCCAAATCTTGTCTTTAGCATGGTGGATATTTTTAACGGCCTTCCCTTTTTTCTTCTCTACCATCTCTTTTCCGTCCATTAGAGCAATCCCAATTGCTAGGGGCCTTCCAAAATCCTCTTCCACAACGAAAACAAAGTCTCCTTCTTTTATCTCCTCATCGGCATCGGTTATTCCGGGCGCCATAACATCAGCACCGCCCAAAACGAATGGAACTGCTCCGGCATCAACTACTACCCGTCTCTTCCAAGTCCTTAAATCCTCCTCATTGGAGAGCTCATAGAGCGCTGCCACTAGAGGGAATATTAACCCCTCCCTCTTTATGAACCGAGCCTTTCCGTTTACCAGCACTATTTGAGTTTTCTTATCAATCTCCGCAATTTCAACATTGTCCTTCTTTTTTATAAGCCTTTGAGCGACATCTTCTCCAAAAATTTCTCCCATCTCTCTTATTATATTTTTGACATCTTTTTTGCTCAGGAACCGCCTGCTTTTAAGCTCCATTCTCTATCTCCTCCCAGATCTTTTTTGCACTCTCTCTAGGGTTTTTGCTCTTATATATGGCTCTCCCGACGATTATATAGTCTGCACCCGCTTTTAAAGTTTCCACCGCACTTCCACCTTGTGCCCCAACTCCTGGGGTGAGGATTTTTATATCTTTATCTACCTTTTCTCGTATGTATCTAACTCTCTCGGGCCTTGTTGCCGGAGCGATAATGCCAAAAGGCTTAATCTCGTTAGCTAGCTCTATGAGCTTATCCACTGTGGGCTGTATGAACTCCTTTGCTCCCGGGTGGCTCATCTCAACCACAATGATTACTTCTCCTTCCTCTTGAATTGCCTTAATACTGTCTCTGCCCACAAAGCCATGGGCAATTAGGTAGTCGGCACCGGCTTCAAAGGTTTTCTTGGCTATGAGTCTGTTTGTATTTGGTATGTCTGCCACCTTAAAATCGGCTATGATTGGGAGTCCAGTTCTCTCTTTAAGCTCACTTATGATTGATATGCCGCTTCCTAAAATCAAAGGCCAATTAACCTTTATCGCCCAAAGGTAGTCCCTAACTTCTTCGGCTATTCTTAGAGCGTCTTCCCTCTCATACACGTCCAGCGCTAAAATTAAGCGGCTCATTCAACCACCTCTAGGATATCCCTCGGCAATTCTCCTTTCTTTAGGAAAAGTGCGACGTGGATGGCACTCTTCAGTGCGTGGGCTTTTTGAGGTGCCCATGTGATAACTATTAAGTCTCCTTCTTTTAGCTCTAAATTCTCTAAATCTTGCGCTATTTCCGGGAGGGTGTCCTTTAGAGGCCTACCATCTTCTGGAAATATTATCTGCCCTTTCTCATAAACCAAAATCATGGCTCCTTTTGCGAAGAACCTTATTGCCTCGTCTCTAAGATCAATGCTTTTGAATTCCGGCGGGTTGTGGATGAGTAAAGCATACGCAGGCATCCCTTCAATTTTTTCAATTTCTTTTGGCTCAGAGAACAGGGAGTTAATCTCTTTAAGCTTTTTTAGACCTTTTTCACTTAGGTAATGTCCTTTTTGTTTTGATTCGATTAATTCGAGATGGGATAATTTCTTCAAAAGTGTCCTAACACTCCCCTCGCCTAGATTAAGCTCTTCAGAAATTTGTTTTCTTCCTTTTGCATCTTTTAGTAGAAAAACCGCCGCCACAACATCTTCAAGGCCAAACTCTGGATAAGCTCCCCTTTTCCAGCTCATATTTTCACCTCTCGAACTAAATATCCTTTAGTGATAAATAAAACTTGTGATGAACATGTCGCTTGTTCTTCAAATGCTTGATGAAAAGATGAGCTAGAATATCATCATAAACCTTCTTCATGCTTTTCCTAGTAGTTTGGATAATTTGGAAAAAGAGAAAAGACTGGATATTCATTTAGCTCCTCTTTGCCATCTCTTCCTGTTGCAGTTCATATTAAGGCAGACCTCATACTCGCGGTTTCCTTCCTTAATCTTGACTATAGGTGCATTTCCACATTCGGGACACACTTTACCCGTCGGGATTATCTCGCCCCGTTGAAGGAGTGGATAAGTTACATTACACTCCGGCCAGCTGGAGCAGCCCACAAACCTCTTCCCTGTCCTTCTGTTGTAGCGGACTACTAGGTCGCCGCCGCACTTAGGGCACTTTCCAACTACAAGGTGCTTTTTACTCTTCTCTTCCCTCTCAACGGCTTTCTTTATCTCATCCTGCTCTTCTGGGCTTATCTCCTTTTCTTTGCCCGTGCTCCGCTTTGCAGTACTCTTTTTGGTCTCTCCTCCAATGAGCTTTTCCAAAAGTGCCCTCCCTATATCAAGTTCCTTAGCTTTAAACTCCGCTAAAATCTTGGTCAGCTGCTCTTTTGCGTCCTCAATTACTCTATCCTTGTCCATTCTGCGTGCCATAATCTCTTCCATCTTTTCCTCAAAGCTCCTCGTCAGCTCAACACTCACTATGCTGGGCACGCTATTTTCTAAGGCCTCAACGACTTTCATTCCCAGCGGTGTGACCTTGATCTTTTTTTTCCCTTCGATATACCCGCGGTTGTAGAGCGTCTCCAAGATTTGGGCACGTGTGGCTTTTGTCCCAATACCTAAATCTTCCATCTTCTTGATTACGCTGGCTGGAGAATAGCGCGCTGGAGGCTTGGTCTTCTTTTTCTCACGCTTAATCTGGAGGACTTTAACCGGCTCGCCATCTTTAAACGGGGGTAAAATTACTTCATCGAACTTCACATACCTGCCATAAACCTTGAGCCAGCCCTCCTTTAGCGTCCTCGCTCCGCTCAGGATAAAGCGGTGGTTGTTTGAGTTTATCACCACCTTCATGCTCTCCCTGAGGGCGGGCTCCATGAAGAGGGCCAGAAAACGTCTCACCACGAGGTCGTAGATGTTCTGCTCGTCCTTGGTGAGCTCCCCGTGTTTTGGAAGTTCTCCCGTCGGATAGATTGCTGGATGAGCAGGGTCGTCCTTTTTGCCCTCGACGGGTTTAAGTCTCTCCTTTCCCAAAAGCTCATGAGCAAAGGGCTTGTACTCCGGAAGCTTCGCAAGGCTTTGGAGTATGTTTCTAAAGTTTAAGTTCTTTGGAAGCTTTTGGGAGGAGGTTCTTGGATAGCTCGTCAATCCGCGCTCATACAGCTTCTGCGCGATTTCAAGCGTTTTCTTAGGTGAATAGCCAAATGCCGAGTATGCTTCTCTTTGAAGCGTTCCCAAATCGAAGGGATGAGGGGGATTCCTCTTCTGCTGCTTTACTTCAATCGCCTCAACAAAGGCTGGGCCTTTTTTGGCCTCTTCCACTATTCGTTTTGCCTCATTCTCATCAAAGATTTTCTCTTTTTCATAATTCGCAGTCAGTTTTTCCCCGTTCTTTTCGAGGAGCATTTTAATAACCCAATATGGTGTGGGCTTAAAGTTTGCAATCTCTTTCTCCCTCTCAACTAGAAACTTAAGCGTTGGGCCTTGAACCCTTCCAGTTGAAAGAACCATCCACTTTCCGCTCGCCCTTCTCAATGCGGAGCTTAAGGCCCTCGACAAATTAACTCCCCAGTACCAGTCCAAAACATGTCTCGCTATTCCCGCATCAGCCATTCCAAAGTTTATCGTTGGTTCAAGGTTGTACCAAGCCTTTAAAAGGTCTTTTTTAGTCAAAGCAGAGAACTTCATTCTCTTTGCTTTTGAAGGATCAATCCCGCAGGCGTATTTTAAGGCTGTATAACCTATAACTTCTCCCTCTGTATCATAGTCACATGCTATAACGAACTCGCTCGCTTGCTTGGCCAGCTGAGCTAAAGTTTTAACGTAGTCTCTAGCATAGCTCTTGCCTTTTTCGGCCTCATAGACTGGCACCCAGTGGATATCAAAGATTGGATAGCCCCACGTCTTAGCTTTTGGAGCGAGGGTGAATAAGTGGCCAACAGCAGGAGCAACTATTATCCTCTCCCCATCCCGCGTTAGCTCATAATATGGGACTTTATTCAAGCTTTTCTTGATAGGTTTTCCTTCTGCCAATGCATAGGCAATTTTTCTCGCTACGTTGGGCTTCTCGGCAATTATAAGCGTTGTCATCTTAGCACCAACTTAACTTTTTATGAAAGATTAATAAGCCTTTCTCGCCTTTTATTCAAAGGGAAGCTCAAGCCCTAGTTTTTTTGCAGCCATCTTTATCTCTTCCAGTGGCACTATCGCACTCCGAGCACCTACTTTTTGAACCGTGAGATAAGCCAGCAGTGTTCCCAACAAAGCAGCTTTCTCAAGGCTCCACCCCTTTAGAATGCCATAGATTATGCCAGCATCGAATGAATCTCCTGCTCCTGTAGTGTCCACTACTTCAGCATGAAGCCTCGGGGTTCTGCACACATCTCCTTTCTCGTTCCTAATTAATGCTCCCCCACCATTGAGTGTGACTATAATGTTCTTTGCCTTTACATCACTTATGTGCTCTAAGCTCCCAAATTTGCGCTTGAACTCGTCCTCGTTCATCAAAAGGTATGTTATCTTTTCTTCTATGCTCTCTGGAAGCTTCGCCTCACCTATGTCAAGAGAGACGCTTATTCCGTTCTCATAAGCAAAGTTAACAGCATTAATGATCAGCTTTTGTGGATTCGATGAGAGATGGATGTGCCTTGCTTTTGCTAAATACTCAAAGTCGAGCTCTCTAGAAGTGTTCGCACCGCTGAACTTCACTATCCTCTTATCTTCTCCTTTTATCATTGCCACCGCTACTCCAGAATAGCCTTCAACGACTTTTATTCTCGACGTGTCAACCCCTATTCTCTTGAAGTAGCTTATATGTGCCTCTCCTATTTCATCACTCCCAACAGCTCCAATAAAACCCGTCTTTAAACCCATCCGTGCGAGCCATGAGATCGTATTGGCTGCAGCACCACCCAATCCAAAGAAAGCGTTTTTTGCAGGGAGTTTTTCATGGAATTCAGGAAATCTATCAACAAGCATAATGATATCGTAGTTCAAGTTTCCAATTCCCACAACATCAAACATACTCTCACCCCATTTATCAGCGCTGTTCTTAAACTATAAGTTTTTGGGAATTTAAGCTTTCCCCAAATACCTGCCCTTTAAAAAGACAACAATTAAAAAATTAGAGAACTAGGTAGAACTATGAAAGTCTTAGTAATCGGGCACTTAACAAAGGACGTCATCATAAAAGGGAGCGAGCGCTTTGAAAGAGTCGGAGGCGGCGTGTATTACTCTGCTTTAGCACTGGTCACATTTGGAGAAGTTAGCATTTTAACGAAAATTGGTGAAGACTTCCCAAAAGAAAAACTCTATGAACTGGAAAACTGTGGAATAAAAGTGATTGCACTTCCTTCAAAACAAACAACCACTTATGAGCTTAGATATCTAAACGAGGGCGAAAGAGTGCTGAAGCTTTTAGCGAGAGGCGAGGAGATGAAGCCAGAGGAGCTGCCCGAGTTGGGGGGCTTTGATGTAGTTTTAGCAAACCCTGTTGCGGGGGAAATTCCAAAAGAGACGCTGGAAATTTTAAAGAATGGAGAGCTAGCTTTGGACTTGCAGGGCATTGTCAGGGAGTTCAAAGATGGGGTAAGGATAGGAAAAATCGATAGCGAGGTTTTAAGAGGCGTTAAAATTCTCCATGCGGATATAAATGAAATCCTGTCTTTAGGGAGCTTTGAAAAGGCTATTCAAATTTTGAAGGAGAACGTAGAAGTTGCCTTGATTTCCAATGGTGGGGAGAGAGGGATTGCAATTAAAAAGGGACAAATTTATGCTTACTACCCGCCGAGAACTAAGATTAAAGATGCCACAGGAGCAGGGGATACATTTTTAGCGGCGTTTACATATTTTTACAGAGAATGTCCTTTCATCCAAGCACTTAAGATGGCAAATGCCTTTACAGCACTATTTCTTGAGAGGCGGAGCTATGACTTTTCAATGGAAGAAGTGTCAAAGAAGGCCATGGAAGTTAGGGTTGAGAGGGTTTAGAGGTCAGCATCGCTGCTGGATTGACTGAAGTTGAAAAATTTAAAAACTTTTTTAAGAAAGGCTCAGCAACGTCGATCCCGGGCATCAAATACCCCAAAGGCCAATCTACATCATCGCCTAAATAGAGTTAAGAAAGAGAGCTTAAAAGCCTATAGGACATTCAAGTACTTATGCACCTGAAAGCTCAGTCCAACGTTTTCCCTTCCCATAACCTTTGCTGCCGTGTTGTAGAGCTCCATGAGCCTCTCTTGAGAGATGTCAATCGGCTCTCTCGGTTGTATTGCCAAAGGAGCTAACCCATTCAAAAGCTCGGCATACCATCTAACGTTTTCCACTTTTGTCTCCTTTGTAACGACAAGCTTTGCATAAGTCTTTGCTCCTGCTTCCCGGAAGATTTTGATGCTCTCAACTTCTCTCAAAACGAGGTCGCGCCAATCTTTTGTCGCTTTAGCCGTCTCATCCTTTATATCAACGCTCGCGTAGTCAGTGAGATGGGCAATTTGTGCTATCTTCTCTGGCTGAGAGCCGTTGGTCTCTAAAAAGTTCTTGAAGCCGATTTCCCTCATTCGCTCCATCAATGCTTGTAAGTCATTGGTTTGTAAAGTTGGCTCGCCTCCTGTGTAGCTTATGGAGTGTATATCACCAGTGTCGAGCTTCAAAATTATATCCACTACGTCATCAAGCTTTGCAGGGTTTTCTTTGTAAGCAAACTTTCCAGAGAAGGGTTCTACCTCATAGCGGTATTTTGGAACTTGAGAAGCGATTAGAAAAGCGCTGCTGTCACACCACTCACACCTAATGTCACAACCCGCAAACCTTACAAAAATTTGCCTCCTTCCAAAGGCTGAGCCTTCAACGCTTCCTCCCTCACCCTGCCAACTATTAAATATCTCCGCCAAAAACAATTCTCAAACCTCCATGAGTTTGACTTTGTTTGGCTTTAGTAATAGCCTCCAGTTTATATACTCTCCTATCTTTACGATGAGTAAATGCTTATCGCTACTTTTAGAGGATATTATGAGCTTTGCATGCTCTAATCCTTTATTGGCTTCTAGCTCCCTAATTAGGCGTTTAAAAAGTTCTTCCTTCTCCTCAATCATGTCATCCATCAGTGAGGCCTCATTCTCTTCACGAAGCTCTGTTATGGCGTCCTCCTCCCAGAGATCCTTAACAATGTCCGCTAAATTACTCATAATTGCGTAGATTCTGTATATTTCCCCAAATTTATCTTCCCGTTCAAGTTTTACTTTTATAGTTGCCATATACCTCCCCAATTAGAGGATCGTGCGCACTGTTTAAAGGGGTTTTGCAACAAAAAGCAAAACCTTAAAAGTTTGATTCTTTAGGTTTCCCTAAGAGGTGAGGTAAATGCAAATTTTTGAAACCCAAGAAGAGAGGCCCACGATTAGAGAGAAGCTTCACAGAGTGGGAATTACCAATTTAAGGACGGTAGCGAAGATAAACTGGAAGGGGAAGACTTACACGTTTATTCCAAATTTCGAGATAGCTATAGACGTTCCTGAGGAGAAGAAAGGCATACACATGAGCAGATTAGTTGAGAGCATAACCGAAACGATGAGTGAGGCAGTGGAGGAAGAGGTAATACAACCGCACACTTCTCTTGAGGAGCTTGAACTGGCAATAATAAAGCGCTTGGAGAAAAAACATCCACACAAGAGGGCGGAGGTTTGGATAAAGACCCAGCTAATTCTTGAAAGAGAAACTCCAGCGAGCAAGCGCAAATCTTTGGAGTCATATGACGTCGAGGTCGGCGTTATAAAGGAACCCGAAAAGGTGGAAAAGGTTCTCAGAGTGAAGGTCATAGGGAACACCGCCTGTCCACACGCGATGGCAAATAACCAGGGGAAAACCCACATCCAGAGGGCAGTTGCAATGCTTGAGATTAGAACGGACTACGACGAAGGAATCGCCTTAGAGGATATGATTGAGGTCGTTGAAGGCTCATTTAGCTCTCCTACTTACACACTCCTAAAAACTATTGACGAAAACGCTGTTGTACAGAGAATGTATGAAAATCCGAAGTTCGTAGAGGATGTTGCCAGGGAGATAATCTTCAAGGCAAAGCAGCGCTTTAAGGGCAAAATCCATGTTAAAGTCGTAAGCCATGAGAGCATACACAAGCACGATGTAATAGCTGAAACTTGGTATGTTTGATTTTCTT from Palaeococcus pacificus DY20341 includes:
- a CDS encoding ribbon-helix-helix domain-containing protein, encoding MPRKMKIISVQLPQSLINAIDTLVRRGVYPNRSEAIRTAIRDLVKKELYQTEIEEERPEYVVE
- the ftsZ gene encoding cell division protein FtsZ, translated to MVFKLLEQAGLNIFDDEENGKSNPRSPVNIKVIGVGGSGNNTITRLYDIGVNGAELIAMNTDSQQLQRTKAEKKILLGPNITYGKGAGGSPMVAYRAAEASAQEIADVVKDADLVFITAGMGGGTGTGAAPVVARVTKEVAKNSGKLQEPLVVGVVTFPFKMEGQIKLEKARAGVRELMKYADTVIVVDNNKLLDLVPNLPITQAFRVADEVIARMVKGLSETINQDSMVNIDYADVYTVMKKGGTALIGIGESNSKNRAVDAVLDALNNKMLDVEYDGGKAALVHFTMGPDVKLDEINKAMEEVNKRLGSRSEIIWGARIDDELEGYVRVMVIMTGVRSPYIYGSAEALQEENSIIPEPTPNLEYSSRDAYIDRDIEFNRDFYSEDQRPLYPRRRQFRLDNIPEL
- a CDS encoding ParA family protein; the encoded protein is MAVVVSIANQKGGVGKTTLTLNLGHALANRGKRVLLIDVDPQFNLTFGLVSLDVLKYENSNVGTLLTKESEVTETIIEVKENLHLIPSHLNLSQKEIEIINSYNRERRLEKALKPILPDYDYVLIDNPPSMGIFLVNSLTTSDYVLIPLELSYFGVIGMQLMFNLMRMIKEETNEQLSLLGIVPNKFTRQTKVPKTRLKELKETYPNAPLLTTIPQSVALEKAQSQGLSIFEFDGDGRAAKAFLKLANEVINLVERR
- a CDS encoding adenylyltransferase/cytidyltransferase family protein — its product is MGENKKIRVVVGGVFDILHVGHIHFLTQAKKLGDELIVIVAHDETVKRRKGRMPINSMHDRAELLRALRVVDDVVIGEPGYFSFELVKKLAPDVIALGPDQEFDVLRLKEELKKRGINAEIVRIPFSYKSDVAKTSKIIKRIVEYFCE
- a CDS encoding RNA-binding protein, which gives rise to MELKSRRFLSKKDVKNIIREMGEIFGEDVAQRLIKKKDNVEIAEIDKKTQIVLVNGKARFIKREGLIFPLVAALYELSNEEDLRTWKRRVVVDAGAVPFVLGGADVMAPGITDADEEIKEGDFVFVVEEDFGRPLAIGIALMDGKEMVEKKKGKAVKNIHHAKDKIWELTV
- the pyrF gene encoding orotidine-5'-phosphate decarboxylase, with the protein product MSRLILALDVYEREDALRIAEEVRDYLWAIKVNWPLILGSGISIISELKERTGLPIIADFKVADIPNTNRLIAKKTFEAGADYLIAHGFVGRDSIKAIQEEGEVIIVVEMSHPGAKEFIQPTVDKLIELANEIKPFGIIAPATRPERVRYIREKVDKDIKILTPGVGAQGGSAVETLKAGADYIIVGRAIYKSKNPRESAKKIWEEIENGA
- a CDS encoding DUF4443 domain-containing protein, which produces MSWKRGAYPEFGLEDVVAAVFLLKDAKGRKQISEELNLGEGSVRTLLKKLSHLELIESKQKGHYLSEKGLKKLKEINSLFSEPKEIEKIEGMPAYALLIHNPPEFKSIDLRDEAIRFFAKGAMILVYEKGQIIFPEDGRPLKDTLPEIAQDLENLELKEGDLIVITWAPQKAHALKSAIHVALFLKKGELPRDILEVVE
- the topA gene encoding DNA topoisomerase I, which produces MTTLIIAEKPNVARKIAYALAEGKPIKKSLNKVPYYELTRDGERIIVAPAVGHLFTLAPKAKTWGYPIFDIHWVPVYEAEKGKSYARDYVKTLAQLAKQASEFVIACDYDTEGEVIGYTALKYACGIDPSKAKRMKFSALTKKDLLKAWYNLEPTINFGMADAGIARHVLDWYWGVNLSRALSSALRRASGKWMVLSTGRVQGPTLKFLVEREKEIANFKPTPYWVIKMLLEKNGEKLTANYEKEKIFDENEAKRIVEEAKKGPAFVEAIEVKQQKRNPPHPFDLGTLQREAYSAFGYSPKKTLEIAQKLYERGLTSYPRTSSQKLPKNLNFRNILQSLAKLPEYKPFAHELLGKERLKPVEGKKDDPAHPAIYPTGELPKHGELTKDEQNIYDLVVRRFLALFMEPALRESMKVVINSNNHRFILSGARTLKEGWLKVYGRYVKFDEVILPPFKDGEPVKVLQIKREKKKTKPPARYSPASVIKKMEDLGIGTKATRAQILETLYNRGYIEGKKKIKVTPLGMKVVEALENSVPSIVSVELTRSFEEKMEEIMARRMDKDRVIEDAKEQLTKILAEFKAKELDIGRALLEKLIGGETKKSTAKRSTGKEKEISPEEQDEIKKAVEREEKSKKHLVVGKCPKCGGDLVVRYNRRTGKRFVGCSSWPECNVTYPLLQRGEIIPTGKVCPECGNAPIVKIKEGNREYEVCLNMNCNRKRWQRGAK
- a CDS encoding ADP-dependent ribose-1-phosphate kinase codes for the protein MFDVVGIGNLNYDIIMLVDRFPEFHEKLPAKNAFFGLGGAAANTISWLARMGLKTGFIGAVGSDEIGEAHISYFKRIGVDTSRIKVVEGYSGVAVAMIKGEDKRIVKFSGANTSRELDFEYLAKARHIHLSSNPQKLIINAVNFAYENGISVSLDIGEAKLPESIEEKITYLLMNEDEFKRKFGSLEHISDVKAKNIIVTLNGGGALIRNEKGDVCRTPRLHAEVVDTTGAGDSFDAGIIYGILKGWSLEKAALLGTLLAYLTVQKVGARSAIVPLEEIKMAAKKLGLELPFE
- a CDS encoding PfkB family carbohydrate kinase, with product MKVLVIGHLTKDVIIKGSERFERVGGGVYYSALALVTFGEVSILTKIGEDFPKEKLYELENCGIKVIALPSKQTTTYELRYLNEGERVLKLLARGEEMKPEELPELGGFDVVLANPVAGEIPKETLEILKNGELALDLQGIVREFKDGVRIGKIDSEVLRGVKILHADINEILSLGSFEKAIQILKENVEVALISNGGERGIAIKKGQIYAYYPPRTKIKDATGAGDTFLAAFTYFYRECPFIQALKMANAFTALFLERRSYDFSMEEVSKKAMEVRVERV
- a CDS encoding 7-carboxy-7-deazaguanine synthase QueE, translated to MFLAEIFNSWQGEGGSVEGSAFGRRQIFVRFAGCDIRCEWCDSSAFLIASQVPKYRYEVEPFSGKFAYKENPAKLDDVVDIILKLDTGDIHSISYTGGEPTLQTNDLQALMERMREIGFKNFLETNGSQPEKIAQIAHLTDYASVDIKDETAKATKDWRDLVLREVESIKIFREAGAKTYAKLVVTKETKVENVRWYAELLNGLAPLAIQPREPIDISQERLMELYNTAAKVMGRENVGLSFQVHKYLNVL
- a CDS encoding GTP cyclohydrolase IV; the encoded protein is MQIFETQEERPTIREKLHRVGITNLRTVAKINWKGKTYTFIPNFEIAIDVPEEKKGIHMSRLVESITETMSEAVEEEVIQPHTSLEELELAIIKRLEKKHPHKRAEVWIKTQLILERETPASKRKSLESYDVEVGVIKEPEKVEKVLRVKVIGNTACPHAMANNQGKTHIQRAVAMLEIRTDYDEGIALEDMIEVVEGSFSSPTYTLLKTIDENAVVQRMYENPKFVEDVAREIIFKAKQRFKGKIHVKVVSHESIHKHDVIAETWYV